AGGGCCTTCTCGTCGAGGACCTGCACCTTGACGCCGTGCTCCTTGCCGGCGGCGGTGGCCACGGCGGCGAAGGACTCCGGGTAGAGGTCGTTCGGCGGGGTGTTGACCAGGTCGCGGGCGCGGTTGATCTCCTCGGTGAGGGCGATCGCACGCTCGGCGGCGGCCTTGTACGCCTTGTCGCGCGGCTTGGCGCCGAGCAGGGCGACCTCGGCGAGCGGCTGCTTGGGGCCGTTCTTCCCGGCGCCCTTGGGCACGACCTTGTCCTCGCCGCCCTGGTAGGCGGTGAAGGCGTACGCGCCCAGCAGGGCGCCCTCCGCGACGGCCCCGGCGTCCTCGGCGGACTCCGTCGGCAGCGCGAAGCCGGCCTTCTTGGTGCCGGACAGCGCGCGGGCGGCGCTGCCCGCGGCGCGGCGCAGGGCCTCGGCGTCGTACGCACCGTCCTGCTCGGGGGCCTTGCCGAGCCCCGCCACCAGCACGAGGGGGGTCTTCAGGCCGGAGGGCGCGGGCAGCTTGGTCACCTCGCCCTCGGCACCGGAGGCACCCAGGGTCTCCAGGATGCCCGCCAGCTTGCCGTCGAACGCCTTGTCCACGGCCTCGGCGCCCGGCGCCACGACCAGGCCCTCGGCGCCCTTGGCGACCCCGACGACCACGGCGTCGGCACGCAGCGTCGCCGCACCGGATGTGCTGAGAGTGAGAGCAGTCACGGTGGTGAAATCTCGCTTCCGTTGAGTTCTGGAGTCGGTCGAAGGGGTGGGCCGACCGCGCCCGGCGCATCGTAGACCCCGCCGCGATGTGCCGGGAATGAGCCTACGCGCGCCATTGCGTCCGTCTTACAGGGGCAGGGCCGTCCGGGCGGACGGGGCGCGGATAGGGTCGTGTGCCAGGACGCACGGAGCGGGGGGACACATGGGCGACGGAACGCCGGCCAGGGGCGCGGGACGCCGGAAGGCCCTGCTGGTCCCCCTGCTCCCGCTCCTCCTGCTCATCGGCTGCGCCACCGGTACGGAGCCGTCCGGCGCGGGGGCGGCCGGAGGCGGGGGCGCCACCGGGAAGCCGGCCGCGGAGCGCTGGCAGCCGGAACCGGGCGTGGACTGGCAGTGGCAGCTCTCCGGCCGGCTGGACACGGACGTCGACGTCCCGGTGTACGACATCGACGGCTTCGACCAGGACGCGGAGACCGTCGCCCGGCTCCACCGCGAGGGCCGCAAGGTCATCTGCTACCTCTCCACCGGCGCCTGGGAGGACTTCCGCCCGGACGCGGAGGAGTTCCCCGCCTCCGTACGCGGCAGGAGCAACGGCTGGGAGGGGGAGTGGTGGCTCGACATCCGCCGCACCGACGTCCTGGAACCACTGATGGAGGCCCGGATCGAGATGTGCGCGCGAAAAGGCTTCGACGCGGTGGAGCCCGACAACATGGACGGCTACCTCAACGACACCGGCTTCCCGCTCACCGCCGCGGACCAGCTCCGCTACAACCGGCTGATCGCCCGCATCGCCCACGGCCACGGCATGGCCGTCGGCCTGAAGAACGACCTCCCCCAGATCCCCGAACTGGTCGGCGACTTCGACTTCGCGGTCAACGAACAGTGCGCCCAGTACGGCGAATGCGCGGAACTCACCCCGTTCATCGAGGCGGGCAAGGCCGTCTTCCACGCGGAGTACGAACTGCCGGTGAGCGACTTCTGCGCCGAGTCCCGGCGGCTGGAGCTGAGTTCCCTGCTCAAGAAGTACGAACTGGGGGTCTGGCGCCGGACCTGCTGAGGCACCGGCGGGAGCCGCGCTCAGCCGAGGGCCAGGGCCACCAGCACCGCTGTGGCCGCCGTCTCCTCCAGAGCCCCGAACACATCGCCGGTCACCCCGCCGAAACGCCGGACGCAGTGCCCGAGCAGCAGCCGCGCCGCCAGCAGGCCCGCCAGGGCCGCCAGGGCGAAGCGCAGTGCCCCGTGGCCGCCCGTCACCGCGCCCACCGCCGCGCAGCCGGCCACCACCACGGCCGCCAGGACCGCGGCCGCGCCCGGCGGGACGGTGCCCGCGACCGCCGCGCCGAGGCCCTCGGGCCGGGCCGCCGGGACACCGCGGCGCGAGGCCAGGGTGAGCGCCAGCCGGGCCACCACGGCGGCGGCCACGGCGCCCGAGGCACCGTGCGCCCAGCCCCGGCCGTACAGCTCGAAGAGCACCGCGACCTGGCCCAGCAGGACGAACAGCAGGGTGATGACCCCGAACGGCCCGATGTCCGACTGCTTCATGATCCGCAACGCGTCCTCGGCCGGCTTCCCGCTGCCCAGCCCGTCCGCGGTGTCCGCCAGTCCGTCCAGGTGCAGGCCCCGGGTCAGGACGGCGGGCACGGCGGCGGAGACGGCCGCGGCGAGCAGCGGGCCCGCCCCGGCGAGCAGGAGCAGCGCCCCGGGCGCCGCCGCGAGCAGACCCACGGCCAG
This DNA window, taken from Streptomyces nitrosporeus, encodes the following:
- a CDS encoding endo alpha-1,4 polygalactosaminidase, coding for MGDGTPARGAGRRKALLVPLLPLLLLIGCATGTEPSGAGAAGGGGATGKPAAERWQPEPGVDWQWQLSGRLDTDVDVPVYDIDGFDQDAETVARLHREGRKVICYLSTGAWEDFRPDAEEFPASVRGRSNGWEGEWWLDIRRTDVLEPLMEARIEMCARKGFDAVEPDNMDGYLNDTGFPLTAADQLRYNRLIARIAHGHGMAVGLKNDLPQIPELVGDFDFAVNEQCAQYGECAELTPFIEAGKAVFHAEYELPVSDFCAESRRLELSSLLKKYELGVWRRTC
- a CDS encoding adenosylcobinamide-GDP ribazoletransferase is translated as MTSLNSDGVRFAFGTLTALPVRVSRWDRPAARAGMLCAPLAGLAVGLLAAAPGALLLLAGAGPLLAAAVSAAVPAVLTRGLHLDGLADTADGLGSGKPAEDALRIMKQSDIGPFGVITLLFVLLGQVAVLFELYGRGWAHGASGAVAAAVVARLALTLASRRGVPAARPEGLGAAVAGTVPPGAAAVLAAVVVAGCAAVGAVTGGHGALRFALAALAGLLAARLLLGHCVRRFGGVTGDVFGALEETAATAVLVALALG